Proteins co-encoded in one Natronorubrum daqingense genomic window:
- a CDS encoding trimeric intracellular cation channel family protein: MTQAFLAGVLDPFAVMNAIGLIAFALVGSTKAIRREFDLFGVAVVGLATAFAGGVTRDILVGRIPLALQLPGEIALGTIGVLLAIGLHLVLDSADDHPVALVADGVGLGAFTTAGAIVAVDVGVSGFGVVAIATINAVGGGAVADILLNRSPFILFEDFYASCSVLGAIVYLGATIVGLTAGTAAAACAGTTVLVRLIAVAYGWTLPTAQSIQRVN; encoded by the coding sequence ATGACTCAGGCGTTTCTGGCAGGGGTATTGGATCCGTTCGCCGTCATGAACGCAATCGGATTGATCGCGTTCGCGCTCGTCGGGTCGACCAAGGCGATACGCCGGGAGTTCGACCTCTTCGGCGTCGCGGTCGTCGGCCTCGCCACGGCGTTCGCGGGGGGCGTAACCCGAGACATCCTCGTCGGACGAATACCGCTGGCCCTCCAGTTGCCGGGTGAAATCGCCCTCGGAACGATCGGCGTGCTCCTGGCAATCGGATTGCACCTCGTGCTCGATTCGGCCGACGATCACCCAGTCGCGCTGGTAGCTGACGGCGTCGGACTCGGCGCGTTCACGACCGCCGGTGCGATCGTCGCGGTAGACGTCGGCGTCTCGGGCTTCGGCGTCGTCGCGATAGCGACGATCAACGCAGTTGGCGGCGGAGCAGTCGCGGACATTCTGCTCAATCGATCGCCGTTCATCCTGTTCGAGGATTTCTACGCGAGCTGTTCGGTACTCGGCGCTATCGTCTACCTCGGTGCAACGATTGTGGGCCTCACCGCCGGGACTGCGGCGGCCGCGTGCGCCGGGACGACCGTTCTGGTACGGCTGATCGCGGTCGCCTACGGCTGGACGCTTCCGACGGCACAGTCGATCCAACGAGTGAACTGA
- a CDS encoding DUF5815 family protein yields the protein MAAPRVPGSGGDRTLELPCGETLDPHAIDLGMREYACDCGETHAVVTDVHPPSRFFPESLVTILQETIEPADEFEEFGTPHLLGVVMEEFPEQIVTYDASDDGGVGYAMLWVSDFDSRRLHEIIVELVVELMDHAISHAEDDNAVTDFESQMLEFDVSEFVEQYRRQRDFESEHDRAL from the coding sequence ATGGCAGCGCCCCGCGTCCCGGGTTCCGGCGGCGATCGAACGCTCGAGTTACCCTGTGGGGAGACGCTCGACCCTCACGCGATCGATCTGGGCATGCGCGAGTACGCGTGTGACTGTGGCGAGACGCACGCGGTCGTCACCGACGTGCATCCGCCCTCGCGCTTTTTCCCCGAATCGCTCGTCACCATCTTACAGGAGACGATCGAACCCGCCGACGAGTTCGAGGAGTTCGGCACGCCACACCTACTGGGAGTCGTCATGGAGGAGTTTCCCGAGCAAATCGTCACCTACGACGCCAGCGACGACGGCGGCGTCGGCTACGCGATGCTCTGGGTGAGCGACTTCGACTCGCGGCGACTCCACGAGATCATCGTCGAACTCGTCGTCGAGCTCATGGATCACGCGATCAGTCACGCCGAAGACGACAACGCCGTTACGGATTTCGAATCGCAGATGCTCGAGTTCGACGTGAGCGAGTTCGTCGAGCAGTACCGTCGCCAACGAGATTTCGAGAGCGAACACGACCGCGCACTCTAA